A single region of the Vicia villosa cultivar HV-30 ecotype Madison, WI linkage group LG4, Vvil1.0, whole genome shotgun sequence genome encodes:
- the LOC131597684 gene encoding protein neprosin-like: IGDTITLNHQATLLNNKIVKMSNMILFLVVVLFSTTLTSHSVDGCDITLKEDFELERHLKLINKPPIKSIETEFGYIVDCVDIKKQPALDHPLLKNHKLQTRPSIFSKNEKTNLNISPTKTRFGLDIVNCPKGSVPIRRTTKEELIRAKSLLENNTLAKRDAHKAEVYLKNFHGENYYGVSGTTSVYKPECTIEQASASNAYVRNGEGGAINEISVGWHVFPHIYGNDRTYAYATWTSDNYVKTGCYNVQCQGFVQIHSQYHIGAAMQNTSVYGGDTFTMSINIYQDAKSKNWWISIFGNTIGYYPQELFNNLKEAVQVGWGGATIAIGAPSPKMGSGYFPDGNFKHACYFQNIGYKNATNSQYYGPDYSAAKVFHDVPECFGVDYYGRHESPFGYCLQFGGPGGKCD; this comes from the exons ATTGGTGATACTATTACACTAAATCACCAAGCAACTTTGTTGAATAACAAAATTGTAAAAATGAGCAACATGATATTGTTCTTAGTGGTGGTGTTGTTTTCAACTACTCTTACAAGTCATAGTGTTGATGGATGTGATATTACTTTGAAAGAAGATTTTGAGTTGGAGAGACATCTAAAGCTAATTAATAAGCCTCCTATAAAGAGTATTGAG ACAGAGTTTGGATACATAGTTGATTGTGTTGATATTAAAAAACAACCTGCTTTAGATCATCCTTTATTAAAGAATCATAAATTACAG ACAAGACCaagtattttttcaaaaaatgaaaaaacaaatttaaatatttcaCCGACTAAAACTAGATTTGGATTGGACATAGTCAATTGTCCTAAAGGATCTGTTCCGATACGGAGGACAACAAAAGAAGAACTCATTCGTGCTAAATCTTTATTGGAAAATAACACTTTAGCTAAACGCGATGCTCAC AAAGCGGAAGTATATCTAAAGAATTTTCATGGTGAAAATTATTATGGAGTAAGTGGAACTACTAGCGTTTATAAACCAGAATGTACTATTGAACAAGCTAGCGCATCTAATGCATATGTCCGAAATGGAGAGGGAGGCGCTATTAATGAAATTAGTGTTGGATGGCAT GTATTTCCCCATATATATGGTAATGATCGCACATATGCTTATGCAACATGGACC TCTGATAATTATGTAAAGACGGGATGCTACAATGTACAGTGTCAAGGTTTTGTCCAAATCCACAGTCAATATCACATTGGTGCAGCTATGCAAAATACATCTGTTTATGGTGGAGACACTTTTACAATGTCAATTAATATTTATCAAGACGCCAAATCTAAAAATTGGTGGATATCCATTTTCGGTAACACAATTGGATATTATCCACAAGAATTATTCAACAACTTAAAAGAAGCTGTTCAAGTGGGATGGGGTGGAGCGACAATAGCTATCGGTGCTCCTAGCCCTAAAATGGGATCCGGATACTTTCCTGATGGGAACTTTAAACATGCatgttattttcaaaatattggaTATAAAAATGCAACTAATTCTCAGTATTATGGACCTGATTATTCTGCAGCAAAAGTTTTCCATGATGTCCCTGAATGCTTTGGCGTTGACTACTATGGTAGACATGAAAGCCCATTTGGATATTGTCTTCAATTTGGAGGACCGGGTGGCAAATGTGATTAA